Sequence from the Calidithermus timidus DSM 17022 genome:
AACTCCCTGGCCGATTGCCCCAGGCCACGGGCCAACTCGGGTAACTTACGGGCTCCAAAAAGGAGCAGGATGATGAGCAGGATGATCAGAATTTCGGGCAAACCCAAGGGCATAGGAAACCTCCTTACTCTCAAGTATAGCCCGCCGGCTCGAGAGCAACCGAAAGGTAGGGTAGCTTGATCGCCTCGAGCCCATCTGATACCAGATTCGGTCAGTTCGTTCCCGAATGGGAACGCCGCCCCGCCAAGGCGGGGCGGTCGACCGAAGGGAGTGCTCTAGGATTCAAAAAGATAGCCTCT
This genomic interval carries:
- a CDS encoding Sec-independent protein translocase subunit TatA/TatB, producing MPLGLPEILIILLIILLLFGARKLPELARGLGQSAREFRKGLSEESKEGEAKPEQKQS